In Nicotiana tabacum cultivar K326 chromosome 2, ASM71507v2, whole genome shotgun sequence, the following proteins share a genomic window:
- the LOC107789018 gene encoding proteasome subunit alpha type-4: MSRRYDSRTTIFSPEGRLYQVEYAMEAIGNAGSAIGILAKDGVVLVGEKKVTSKLLQTSTSTEKMYKIDDHVACAVAGIMSDANILINTARVQAQRYTFSYQEPMPVEQLVQSLCDTKQGYTQFGGLRPFGVSFLFAGWDKNYGFQLYMSDPSGNYGGWKAAAIGANNQAAQSMLKQDYKDEITREEAVQLVLKVLSKTMDSTSLTSEKLELAEVFLVNGKVKYQVHSPESLNKLLVQYGLTQPAADA, encoded by the coding sequence ATGTCTAGAAGATATGATAGCCGCACAACTATCTTCTCTCCAGAAGGTCGTTTATATCAGGTCGAATATGCAATGGAAGCGATTGGAAATGCAGGGAGTGCAATAGGTATCTTAGCTAAAGATGGCGTAGTTTTGGTAGGTGAAAAGAAGGTTACCTCAAAGCTTCTTCAGACTTCAACATCCACTGAAAAGATGTATAAGATTGATGACCATGTTGCATGTGCTGTGGCTGGAATAATGTCAGATGCCAACATCCTCATCAACACAGCTAGAGTACAAGCTCAACGGTATACTTTTTCTTATCAAGAACCAATGCCTGTTGAGCAGCTAGTTCAGTCTCTGTGCGATACCAAACAAGGTTACACACAGTTTGGTGGGCTTCGTCCATTTGGTGTCTCGTTTCTCTTTGCAGGGTGGGATAAGAACTATGGTTTCCAACTGTACATGAGTGATCCAAGTGGTAACTATGGTGGTTGGAAGGCAGCAGCCATCGGTGCTAACAATCAAGCAGCACAGTCAATGTTGAAGCAGGACTACAAGGATGAGATCACAAGAGAGGAAGCGGTTCAACTTGTTCTGAAGGTTCTCAGTAAGACTATGGACAGTACAAGTCTTACTTCAGAGAAGCTTGAGCTAGCAGAGGTGTTCCTTGTCAATGGTAAAGTCAAATACCAGGTGCACTCGccagaatccctgaacaaattgCTTGTACAGTATGGATTAACTCAACCTGCAGCAGATGCCTAG